GATGGCCGGATCGATGGCGAACACCGCGCGGAGCGAGGGCGTGCCGTCGAGGGTCTTCACCTGATCGGACACGATTGCCGCCTGGAAGACGGTCGCTCCGTCATGCTGCATCAGGGGCCGGATGTTCAACGGCGCCCTCTGCGCGTCCGACAGTTGTGCCAGGCACAGCTGTCGGCCGCAGCTGAAGTCCAGCACCGTCCGCGCGTGGCCTTCCTCCGCCAGGCCACTCCGGAGGTGGCTGGAAAAGAGAGACGCCGTTTCTGTGAGTTCCCTGTCAGTGGACGCTGCCATGTGCATGGCATTGACCATGGCAGTGAAGTCACTGGCGTTCTCAATCAGTCGATCAATTCGGGATTCGTCCAATGCATTCCCAGAAACCAAATTCGCTTCAATGGATGCGTAAGCCGGAAGACGATGCGAGAGGCCAGCTTTTGTGCCCAAGCGAGGGGCTGCGCTGGCGAACTCGCGATTACGATTGGCTGGCGCATTCGTTGGAGAGCGGTGGGAGTTCTGCGTGATTGAACTGTGGAAAGGGCTGGCAATCGAGAAGTACCATGCCAGCGTGCCAACCAATATTGAAGCCGCGAGGAGCCAGAGAGCCGCTGTTTTTGCCGTCATATGAAATACTCAGGTTGCTGGCCCGGTTTCAACAATTGCTTCGCCCTTGGCGGCCGTTTTGGATACATGGCCGCCTTGGCTGTCCCATACGCAGAACCCTCCCCCGGTCGCGTGGATACAATGCACGAGTTCTCGCAGGTGTAGTAATAGCTGTTGATTTTGATTGTCGTTGATGCCTTGGACTCAGAAAGACCAAATAGTCCAGCTATGACCAATGCTGCACTAACGCACATCGCTCTGATTGGGCCAGCTTTCAGAGAGAATCGATCAATTAATCCCTTGTCCTGCACTTTGGTTGTACGCGGCTGAGAGGTGGCGCCTGGTGCGGTGACTGAATGGATCACGTGGAGACTTCCTTGCTTTCTTGAAGGATGTTCAGGTTTCGTTCGGGTGACGGGGCTGGCTATGAGGGAAGTTGCAATTTCAGCGGCAGGGAATCCGGTAAAATCGTGCCGATTCCCGTTCCCCGAGCCCTCCATGATCTGCCGCACCCGCTTCGCCCCCAGCCCCACCGGTTACCTGCACATCGGCGGTGCCCGCACCGCGCTGTACTGCTGGCTGGAAGCCCGCCACCGCGGCGGCGAGTTCGTGCTGCGCATCGAGGACACCGACCGTGAACGCAGCACCCAGGGCGCGATCGACGCCATCCTGGAGGCGATGGACTGGCTGGGCCTGGACTACGACGTCGGCCCGATCTACCAGACCGACCGCGTCGCCCGGTACCTGGAAGTGGCCGAGCAGCTGGTGGCCGACGGCAAGGCGTACTACGCCTACGAAACCCGCGAAGAGCTGGACGCCATGCGCGAGGCCGCCATGGCCAAGCAGGAAAAGCCGCGCTACAACGGCGCCGCGCGCGAGCTGGGCCTGCCGCGCAAGGATGACCCGAACCGCGTCATCCGCTTCAAGAACCCGCTGGACGGCACCGTGGTGTTCGAGGACCTGATCAAGGGCCGCATCGAGATCGCCAACAGCGAGCTGGATGACATGGTGATCTTCCGCCCGGACGGCTACCCCACCTACAACTTCGCGGTGGTGGTGGACGACTGGGACATGGGCATCACCGAAGTCATCCGCGGCGACGACCACATCAACAACACCCCGCGCCAGATCAACCTGTACGAGGGCATCGGTGCCCCCGTGCCGAAGTTCGGCCACATGCCGATGATCCTGGACGAGCAGGGCGCCAAGCTGTCCAAGCGGACCGGTGCGGCCGACGTGATGCAGTACAAGGATGCCGGCTACCTGCCCGACGCGCTGCTGAGCTACTTGGCCCGCCTGGGCTGGTCGCACGGTGACCAGGAGCTGTTCAGCCGCCAGGAACTGATCGACCTGTTCGACGTGACGAACTGCAATTCCAAGGCCTCGCGCCTGGACATGGCCAAGCTGGGCTGGGTCAACCAGCACTTCCTGAAGACCGAGGACCCGGCCAGCATCGTGCCGCATCTGGTCTACCAGCTGGAAAAGCTGGGCCTGGACGTGGCCGCCGGCCCGGCCCCGGTGGATGTGGTGCTGGCCCTGCGTGAGCGCGTGCAGACCCTGAAGGAAATGGCCGAGAAGGCCGTGGTCTGGTACCAGCCGCTGACCGAGTACGACGAGGCGGCCGTGGCCAAGCACTTCAAGGCGGGCGCCGAGCTGCCGCTGGGCAAGGCCCGCGAACTGCTGGCGGCCCTGCCGGAATGGACCGCCGAGGCCGTCGGCGTGGCCCTGCACGACACCGCTGCGGCCCTGGAAATGGGCATGGGCAAGGTCGCCCAGCCGCTGCGCGTGGCCATCACCGGCACCCAGGTCAGTCCTGACATTTCCCATACCGTGTACCTGGCCGGCCGCGAACAGGCCTTGAAACGCATCGATGTGGCCATCACCAAGGTAGCAACGGCCTGAGCCCTGCCGCCCAGACCTGAACCGGAGAAACGCGCATGCCCGCCAAACCAGCTTCTGCCTGTACCGCCCCGCACCACCACGTCCATGACGCATCGGATTTCGTGGCGGTGGTCGAGCGTGTCTCGCGCGAGCGCGGGCTGCGCCTGACCCCGATCCGCGCAAACGTGCTGAAGCTGATCGCCGAGGCCGGCAAGCCGGTCAAGGCCTATGAGCTGCTGGAGTGGGTGCGCAGCGGCAAGGGCGTGGGTGCTGATGCCCCGCCCACCGTGTACCGGGCGCTGGACTTCCTGATGGCCAATGGCTTCGTGCACAAGCTGGAATCGGTGAATGCCTTCGTGGCCTGCCACCATCCCAGCAGCGCGGCGCACTCGGTGCCGTTCCTGATCTGCAACAGCTGCCACAGTGCGGTGGAACTGGAAGACCGCGAAATCGTCACCCAGCTGGAAAAGCGTGCCAAGGAGCTGGGTTTCCAGCCGCAGGCACAGACCCTGGAAGTGCACGGCCTCTGCGCGCGCTGCGCCGGGTAAGGAATCTGACCCCGACTCACAGAGATCCGGACCGGTTGACGGCGGGGTAGAGTCGACCGTTGGTCGACTGTCGCGCGAAGCGCGGCGTTTTCCCGGCCGGGTAGAGTCGACCGTTGGTCGACTGCCGCGCGAAGCGCGGCGTTTTCCCGGCCTGGTAGAGTCGACCGTTGGTCGACTGTCGCGCGAAGCGCGGCGTTTTCCCGGCCTGGAGAGCAGTCGACTAACAGTCGACTCTACCGTTCCGTTTCCGTTTCCGTTTCCGTTCCCGTTCCCGTTTCCGGTCCGGATTCCCGTTTCGGCTCCGCCGCCGTATCCACCCGCGCGATCACCGACATGCCCGGCCGCAGCCGGGCGGCCAGTTCCTGCCCGGGGTCGATCGAGATCCGGATCGGCAACCGCTGCACGACCTTGGTGAAGTTGCCGCTGGCATTGTCCGGGCGCAGCACGCTGAATTCCGAACCGGTGGCCGGGGCGATCTGTTCCACATGGCCGTGCAGCACCTGGCCGCGGAACGCATCCACCGCGAACGTGGCCGGTTGCCCGATGCGCATCTGCCAGGTCTGGCCCTCCTTGAAATTGGCCACCACCCACAGCGCCTCCGGCACCAGGAACAGCAGCTGCGAGCCGGCCGCCACGTACTGGCCCACGCGCACGCTGGCTTCGCTGATCTGCCCATCGCTCGGCGCATGGATGACCGTATTGGCCAGGTCGATCCGTGCCAGCTCCAGCTGCGCCTCCGCGCTTTCCACCTGTGCCTCCAGGCTCTTGCGTGCCACCTGGGTCGATACCAGGGTTTCCTCGGCAATGCGGATCTGCGCCTGCGACTGCAGCACGCTGGCCTGTGCCGATGCCTGGGACGTGCGGAACTTGTCGCGGTCGTTCACCGAGACCAGCTGCTGCGCGGCCAACGCTTCATAGCGCTTGGCTTCGTTGCGCGAGCGCTGCAGCTCGGCTTGGCCCGACGACAGCGTGGCGCGTGCCGCAGCGATCTGTGCGCGGTTCTGTGCCTGTGACTGGTCCGAGTTGGCCAGTGCCGCGCGGGCGCTGTCCAGCGTTGCTTCGGCCTGGGCCACCTTCTGCGCATAGATGCGGTCGTCGATGCGCAGCAACGGCTCACCCTTCTTCACGTGCTGGAAATCCTTCACCAGCACATCGGTGACATAGCCGGCCACCTGCGGCGCCATCACGGTGATCTGCCCGCGCACGTAGGCGTTGTCGGTCACCATCACGCTGCTGGTGAAGGGCCACAGATGCCACGCACGCAGGATCAACGCGATGCCCAGCAGTGCCACCACCACCATCACCACCACGCTGCGCGCACTGGGTCTGAGGTACTTCGGTGCCGCCGCGGGTGCGCTGGGCGTGGCCGCGGGCGCTGCGTCGGTCGGCGTCGGCGGGCTGACGTTGTCGGGGGCATCGCTGTCGGTGCGGGGCGGAAGCGGTGACATGGCGGCAGACTCAGTGGGGCGGGGCGGCACTGGCCGCATACGGTGGGGAAGGATGGCGCTTGTGCCACTGCTTGAGCACGGCGGTACGCAGCGAAAGCAGCAGCAGCCAGCACAGGAAGCCGATCGCCAGCCAGCCGCTCAGGGTGAACACATCATTGAAGCCACGCACGTTCGCTTCGCGGCGCGCGGTCTGTGCCAGCTGCGCGGTGCCCTGTGCGCTGCGCAGCACCGGGTCGGTGATCTGCGCGGCATAGATCTGCTGCTGGATGCGCAGGCGCTGCGCGACCACCGGGTCGGCCGGGTCGAGCTGGCTGGTGATGGCGCTGGAATACAGCTGCTCGCGATGCAGCTGGAAGGTGCCCAGCACGGCCGATCCGGCCAGGCCGCCCAGGGTCTGGGTGATCGACAGGGTGACCAGGAAGGTGATCATGTGGTCCACGCCCTGTTTCAGTGCAGCGGAAATGCCGAGCATGATCAGCGGGCCCATGAACATGCCGGCGCCAACCGAGGCCAGGAACTGGCTGAGATAGAAATCGTGCGGCCGGTCCAGGCTGGTGCGGTTCTGGTCGAAGAATGCGGCGGTGCCCAGCAGCAGGATGGCCATCAGCAGCTGCGCGATCAGCCGCTTCGGCCCGAAGGTGAGCGAGGCACCGGCGATGCCGACGATCACCCCCGCCAGGATTACCATGAACAGCGGGCGCATCTGGTCCGGGCCCATGCCCAGCGTACGCATCAGATTGACCACGCCGTAGGACTGTTCGGTGGTCAGGAAGCGCAGCAGGAAGGCGCCGACGATGAAGTGCAGCACCGGCAGCGTCGACAGCCAGCGGATCTGCAGTAGCGGGTTGCGCCGGTAGTGTTCGATGACGAGCGCGGTGGTGGTTAGTGCGATCGAAGCCACCAGCGACCAGCCCAGCCACGGCGTGTTCACCCACCAGCGCGTGTAGCCCTGCGCCAGCACCACCACCAGCAGTGCCACGGCGGGCGCAAGCAGGACGAAGGTGAGGAAATCCAGCGGCTCGAAGGCCTTGATCTGCACGCCGGGCGGCAGCTTCAGCACCACCACGGCAGCGAAGGCACACAGGGCCAGGCCCGCCTCGAATGAGTACAGCTGATGCCATTGGCCAGTGTCGACCAGCGCCGGTGAGACGATCCAGGCGATGGGAACCGCCAGCTGCGAAAGGCCGACGCCGACCACCAGCAGATTGCCGGTGAAGCGCCGCGGCAGGGCCTGCAGCATGTACAGCGTGCCCAGCGTCGAGCACGCCGCGCCGGCAAAACCGCTGGCGGCGCGGGTCAGCAGGGTGGTCTCGAAACTGCCGACGAACAGGTGCAGCACGGCCAGTGCCGCGTACAGGCCCAGGCCGATCTCGGCGAACAGGCGGATGCCGTATTGCTGGCGGAACTTGAAGGCCAGCAGGTTGGCCGTGACATTCACCATTGCGTAGGCGGCCACCAGCCAGCTGCCCTGGGTGGGCGTGAGCGCCAGCTGGCCCTGCAGGAACGGCAGGTTGGCGGTGACCAGTGCATTGCCCAGGCCGCCGGTGATGGCCACCAGCAGCGAGACCAGCGCGTAGGCCACGCGCCGACGGGGTGGGTGCCAGGGCATCGAGGCCGAGCCCGGCATGGTCGGCTTCTCGTGTTCCTCCCAATCCGGGATCGGCTTGAGATACGGCTGGACCATCAGCGCCCCTGGTTGGCTGCTCCCTGGAGGCCGCCGCGCAGAAGCTGCAGGGCGCGCCCGGCGAGCTGGGCACGCTCTTCGCGGGTCTTGCCGCGCAGGGCCGCACCCAGCATGCCCGAGATGAGTGAAATATCCGTCTTTTCCAGGTCGGGCCGGCACAGGCCGGCGGCCTTGGCGCGGGCGATCGGCGCTTCCAGCAGGTCGCGCACGGTCTCGCGCGCGATGCGCATGGCGGGCACGTCCGAGTCGACCGCGCGCCAGTAGTCGGCCAGCGCCGGCGAATCGATGATGCGCTGGGCCATGCCCTCGAAGACCTCGAACAGGGCGTCGTCGCGGTCGCCCAGCTGTTCGACCTGGCGGCGGATGCGGTCGACGGTCCGCTGCAGCAGCGCCTGGATCAGCGCGGTGCGGTCTGGGAAATTGCGGTACAGCGTCGCACGGCCCACCTGGGCGCGTTCAACCACCAGGTCCAGGGGCGCGGTGACGCCGTGTTGGCCGAACACATGGTCGGCGGCATCGAGGATGAGGGCACGGCGGGCAGCAGCATCGGCACGTTGGGTGGTCATGGCTTCATTGTCGGACAAAAGTGTCCGTTTGGCGAGACGTTGAGTGACGGGAATGTCCGTTTGTTGCTGTACGCACCTCTTTGTAAATGCGGCGTGAAGATGCGCCCGTGAGAGCGTGCGCAAAAAAACGGGGGCCATCAGGCCCCCGGGAGAGAACGGCGATGAACGTCGCCAGGAAATGGTGCCTGGGGTCAGAGCCCTTTCCTGCGGAAAGGGATCCGACCCCACGGGCGGATCGGGGTCAGCCCCCTTTCCGAAGGAAAGGGCTCTGACCCCTCAAGGACCGATCAGAAGTACGCGCGGATGCCGAAGGCGACACCACGACCCGGCAACGGCGAGTAGTCACGCAGCAGCGAGGTGTGCGGACGCACTTCGCGGTTGGTCAGGTTGCTGCCATCCAGGAAGACCTCGTAGCTGTTGCTGTCGCTGCGGTCCCAGCGGTACGCGAAGTGCGCATCGACCAGGGTGTAGCCGTCGCTGGCTTCCTCGTTCTGCGCCACGTCCTTCTGCCTGCTGTAACGCACCGCACCCACCGAGGCGCGCCAGCCATCCTTCGCCCAGCGCAGGTCGGCACCGACGCGCGCCGGGGCGATGCGCGGCAGGTAGCCGGTGTTGGCCAGTTCCACGCTGTAGTTGTGGTTGTGGTCACCGTGCGGCACGGCAATGTCCAGCGTACGGCTGCCGTTGCCATCCAGCTTGGCCTGCACGTAGTCGCCGAACAGGCGCAGATCCCAGTCACCGGCACCGCCCTCGAACAGGTGCACCAGCGCCTCGGCTTCGGCACCCTTGAACACCGCGTCCTGCTGCGTCCAGGTGCGCACCGGCAGGCTTTCGGTGAGGCCAGTGTCGGCCAGATAGATGAAGTCCTTGAACTTCGTCTGGTAGATCGCGGCCGAGAAGTCCAGGCGCTCGCTGTGGGTGTGGATGCCCAGTTCGACACGCTGGCCGCGCTCGGTCTTCAGGTCGGCATCGCCGATTTCCAGCGAACGGGTGGCGATGTGCGCGCCTGCGGCATACAGCTCTTCATTGGTCGGCGCGCGCTCGGAGCTGTCCACGCCGATGCGCAGGTCGACGGCGTCGTTGAGCTTCCAGATGCCGGCGGCGGACAGGTTGGTGGCGTCGAACTTGCGGCGGCGGTAATCGCCGGTCGGGTCCAGCTTGACCTGGTCGTGGCGGCCGCCCAGTTCCAGCTTGAACGGGCCGAACTGCTTTTCCTGCAGCACGAACAGGCCGGCGTTCTTCGTGTTGGTGTTCGGCACGAACGCTTCCTCGCCGATGGCACCGAAATCGCTGTTGCCGAACTGCACGCCGAAGGCGCCGTCCCAGCCGCCGATCTGCTGCTGCACCGCTTCCAGGCGGGTCTCGATGCCGCGGTTGGTGAAGCGGGTGGACGGCGTGCCGGCTTCCAGCTCCACGTGCTCATAATCGGTGTAGGCCACGCGCGCGTTGACGTTCTTCAGGAACGACACCGGGTTGTAGATGCCGGCCTTGGTCTCGAAACGGTTCTGCACCATGTCGATGCGGACGTCATGCTCGTCGCCTTCCTCCTCCTCATCGCCATGGTCGTGGTCATGGTCGTGGTCATCGCCTTCGGCATGCACGTGGGCGCCGTTGGGAATGCCGTAGTTGGTGCGGTAAGTGCTGGCCGATACACCGAAGTAGCCACCTTCGCCCAGCCACGTGGCACCCACACCACCGGCGCGGGTGCGGATGGAACTGTTGTCCAGGCGGCCACGGCGCGGCTCATCACCTTCCTCGCCCGCGTGGTCGTGGTCGTGGTCTTCGTGGTGGTCTTCCAGGCTGTCGATCACTGCGTAGCCGGGGATGCGGTAGTCATCGCCGTTGCGCACCAGGCCGTCGACGTGCAGCACGACGTTGCCGCTGACGCCGTCGAGGCGGAACATGCCGCTGCGCTCGTCGTTGACCGAGTTGCCACGCACTTCGGCGCGGCCGCTGAGCGGACGGTCCGGCAGTTCGCGGGCAATGCGGCCATCGACTACGTTCACCGCGCCGCCGATGGCGCCGCTGCCGAACAGCAGGGTGGCCGGGCCCTTCAGCACTTCGATCTGGTCGGCCAGGAACGGCTCGATGCTGGTGGCGTGGTCAGCGCTGACGGTGGAGGCATCCATGTTGCCCATGCCGTTGGACAGCACGGCCACGCGCGGGCCTTCCTGGCCGCGGATGATCGGGCGGCCGACGCCGGGGCCGAAGAAGGTGCTCTGCACGCCGGGCAGCTTGGCCACGGTATCGCCCAGGGTGCCGGCCTTCTGCTCGTCCAGGCGCTCGCCGGCCAGCACGTCCACCGGGCGGGCCAGCGACTCGGCATCGCCCTGCAGCGGCGAGGCGGTGACCTGCACCGACGACAGCTCGGTCAGGTGGCGGTCACGATGGGTGTCCGGGTCGGCGGCGGCAAAGGCGGCCGACGGCAGCAGGGCGGCCAGGGCCAGGGCCAGCGAATGTGGCTTGAAACGAGGGGCGTGAGAGGGCATCCGGTGCTTCCTTTGTTACATTGTATCAATCGGGTGGCGCACGTATCCCGTCGTGGGACAGGGGGAGGGAAACCGTGCGGGTCGGGGATGGATGTTATATTATTCCATAACGATTCGCCGACCCTGCTGGAAGTCATGTCCCCGTCCTCCTCCTTCCGCCGCCTGCTCGACCGCTTTGGCGCCACCGGTTCGATGCTGTGCGCCGTGCACTGCGCGGTCATTCCGGTTCTGCTGGCGATCGCCCCCTCGCTGGGCCTGTCGTTCTGGCTGAGTGACGGGGTGGAGATGACCCTGGTGGTGTTCGTGACCCTGCTCGGCCTGTTCAGCCTGGTCATGGGCTACCGCCGCCATGGCGCCCTGCGCGCGCTGGCCTTCCTGCTGCCGGGCCTGGTGGCGCTCTGGGCGGGCGTGCTGGTCGACGCGCTGCACCACAATGCCGTACCGCATGCCGTGGTGATGACGCTGGGCGGCCTGCTGGTGGGCGTGGCCCACCTGGTCAACCTGCGCCTCAACCACGTCCACGTCCACGACGCCAGCTGCGCGCACTAGGTACGTCGTGATAGGCTTTCTGATCGTGCGCGGGGGCGCCCAGCAAGGCGGCCCCGCCGAACCCGTGTCAGTACGGGGTAACCAGATTTCACATTTGAGGAGTTGAAGACATGGGTAAGGGTGACCGCAAGACCGCCAAGGGCAAGCGCTACAACGCCAGCTACGGCAACGCCCGTTCGCACACCGCGAGCAAGGTCGCTGTAGGCGCCGGTGCCCCGGTTGCCAAGAAGACCGTGGCCAAGGCTCCGGCCAAGAAGGCCGTGGCGAAGAAGGCTGCTGCCAAGGCCTGATCCGGCCGGGCAGTGAGTCCAAGAAAAAACGCGGCGCCTGGCGCCGCGTTTTTTTGTGCCTGGCCTTCGTGCCGCTGCGCTCGCCGGGCCATGCCCGGCGGCGGTTGCGGGATCAACGCAACGTCTTCTGCAGCGTTTCGGCGTTGCCGTCATTCGGCGCGGCAGGCACCTGAAGCAGTTCCGCCAGCAGCGGATACACATCCACGTTGTCGAAGCCATCGATCACCAGCCCCTGCCGGAACGACGGGCCGCGCGCGACGAACACGGCGCGCATCGAGGGCAGGGCGTTGTCGTAACCGTGCGAGCCCCGTTCCTGGTGGTCGCGCTTGGCGATGCGCTCGGCATGCAGCGCGTCCCAGCCCTCATCCATCTGGCAGACGATGGGCGGTACGCGCGGGTGCGAGCCGTAGTGCCAGCGCGCCGGCAGCGATTCCTTCTTCCAGCATTCGTAATGGGCGTGGCGGCCGAGCAGGGCGCGCTCGGCCTGTGCCTCGCGGCCGGCCACCGGCGCGAAACCGACCGACTGCCCCTGGCTGATGTTGCGCGCGATGGACGGGTCTGCCATCGACTCAACGGACAGCACCTGGCCTTCGGCCACACCGGCCATGCCGTGGTCGGACACCACGATGACGTTGGTGGTGGCCGCCAGCCCGCCTGCGTCCAGGCCATCGAGCACCTGGCCGATGATCTGGTCGGCCTGCACGATCGCATCGCGGTACTGGCTCGAATCCGGGCCGTAGCTGTGGCCGGCCTTGTCCACGTTTTCCATGTACAGGGTGGTCAGCCGCGGCGCATCGGCATCGGTCTGCGCCAGCCATTCCAGCACGGTGCGCGCGCGCTGCTGCAGCGGTTCCTTGCTGTCATACACCTGCCACTGGCTGGGGCGGGTGCCATCGATCTCGGCCTCGCTGCCCGGCCACGAGGTGGTCGCGGTGCGCACGCCCACTTTCTCGGCGCCGACCC
Above is a genomic segment from Stenotrophomonas sp. ESTM1D_MKCIP4_1 containing:
- the gltX gene encoding glutamate--tRNA ligase; this encodes MICRTRFAPSPTGYLHIGGARTALYCWLEARHRGGEFVLRIEDTDRERSTQGAIDAILEAMDWLGLDYDVGPIYQTDRVARYLEVAEQLVADGKAYYAYETREELDAMREAAMAKQEKPRYNGAARELGLPRKDDPNRVIRFKNPLDGTVVFEDLIKGRIEIANSELDDMVIFRPDGYPTYNFAVVVDDWDMGITEVIRGDDHINNTPRQINLYEGIGAPVPKFGHMPMILDEQGAKLSKRTGAADVMQYKDAGYLPDALLSYLARLGWSHGDQELFSRQELIDLFDVTNCNSKASRLDMAKLGWVNQHFLKTEDPASIVPHLVYQLEKLGLDVAAGPAPVDVVLALRERVQTLKEMAEKAVVWYQPLTEYDEAAVAKHFKAGAELPLGKARELLAALPEWTAEAVGVALHDTAAALEMGMGKVAQPLRVAITGTQVSPDISHTVYLAGREQALKRIDVAITKVATA
- a CDS encoding Fur family transcriptional regulator; the encoded protein is MPAKPASACTAPHHHVHDASDFVAVVERVSRERGLRLTPIRANVLKLIAEAGKPVKAYELLEWVRSGKGVGADAPPTVYRALDFLMANGFVHKLESVNAFVACHHPSSAAHSVPFLICNSCHSAVELEDREIVTQLEKRAKELGFQPQAQTLEVHGLCARCAG
- a CDS encoding HlyD family secretion protein — protein: MSPLPPRTDSDAPDNVSPPTPTDAAPAATPSAPAAAPKYLRPSARSVVVMVVVALLGIALILRAWHLWPFTSSVMVTDNAYVRGQITVMAPQVAGYVTDVLVKDFQHVKKGEPLLRIDDRIYAQKVAQAEATLDSARAALANSDQSQAQNRAQIAAARATLSSGQAELQRSRNEAKRYEALAAQQLVSVNDRDKFRTSQASAQASVLQSQAQIRIAEETLVSTQVARKSLEAQVESAEAQLELARIDLANTVIHAPSDGQISEASVRVGQYVAAGSQLLFLVPEALWVVANFKEGQTWQMRIGQPATFAVDAFRGQVLHGHVEQIAPATGSEFSVLRPDNASGNFTKVVQRLPIRISIDPGQELAARLRPGMSVIARVDTAAEPKRESGPETGTGTETETETER
- a CDS encoding MFS transporter, producing the protein MVQPYLKPIPDWEEHEKPTMPGSASMPWHPPRRRVAYALVSLLVAITGGLGNALVTANLPFLQGQLALTPTQGSWLVAAYAMVNVTANLLAFKFRQQYGIRLFAEIGLGLYAALAVLHLFVGSFETTLLTRAASGFAGAACSTLGTLYMLQALPRRFTGNLLVVGVGLSQLAVPIAWIVSPALVDTGQWHQLYSFEAGLALCAFAAVVVLKLPPGVQIKAFEPLDFLTFVLLAPAVALLVVVLAQGYTRWWVNTPWLGWSLVASIALTTTALVIEHYRRNPLLQIRWLSTLPVLHFIVGAFLLRFLTTEQSYGVVNLMRTLGMGPDQMRPLFMVILAGVIVGIAGASLTFGPKRLIAQLLMAILLLGTAAFFDQNRTSLDRPHDFYLSQFLASVGAGMFMGPLIMLGISAALKQGVDHMITFLVTLSITQTLGGLAGSAVLGTFQLHREQLYSSAITSQLDPADPVVAQRLRIQQQIYAAQITDPVLRSAQGTAQLAQTARREANVRGFNDVFTLSGWLAIGFLCWLLLLSLRTAVLKQWHKRHPSPPYAASAAPPH
- a CDS encoding TetR/AcrR family transcriptional regulator, yielding MTTQRADAAARRALILDAADHVFGQHGVTAPLDLVVERAQVGRATLYRNFPDRTALIQALLQRTVDRIRRQVEQLGDRDDALFEVFEGMAQRIIDSPALADYWRAVDSDVPAMRIARETVRDLLEAPIARAKAAGLCRPDLEKTDISLISGMLGAALRGKTREERAQLAGRALQLLRGGLQGAANQGR
- a CDS encoding TonB-dependent receptor, with translation MPSHAPRFKPHSLALALAALLPSAAFAAADPDTHRDRHLTELSSVQVTASPLQGDAESLARPVDVLAGERLDEQKAGTLGDTVAKLPGVQSTFFGPGVGRPIIRGQEGPRVAVLSNGMGNMDASTVSADHATSIEPFLADQIEVLKGPATLLFGSGAIGGAVNVVDGRIARELPDRPLSGRAEVRGNSVNDERSGMFRLDGVSGNVVLHVDGLVRNGDDYRIPGYAVIDSLEDHHEDHDHDHAGEEGDEPRRGRLDNSSIRTRAGGVGATWLGEGGYFGVSASTYRTNYGIPNGAHVHAEGDDHDHDHDHGDEEEEGDEHDVRIDMVQNRFETKAGIYNPVSFLKNVNARVAYTDYEHVELEAGTPSTRFTNRGIETRLEAVQQQIGGWDGAFGVQFGNSDFGAIGEEAFVPNTNTKNAGLFVLQEKQFGPFKLELGGRHDQVKLDPTGDYRRRKFDATNLSAAGIWKLNDAVDLRIGVDSSERAPTNEELYAAGAHIATRSLEIGDADLKTERGQRVELGIHTHSERLDFSAAIYQTKFKDFIYLADTGLTESLPVRTWTQQDAVFKGAEAEALVHLFEGGAGDWDLRLFGDYVQAKLDGNGSRTLDIAVPHGDHNHNYSVELANTGYLPRIAPARVGADLRWAKDGWRASVGAVRYSRQKDVAQNEEASDGYTLVDAHFAYRWDRSDSNSYEVFLDGSNLTNREVRPHTSLLRDYSPLPGRGVAFGIRAYF
- a CDS encoding MerC domain-containing protein yields the protein MSPSSSFRRLLDRFGATGSMLCAVHCAVIPVLLAIAPSLGLSFWLSDGVEMTLVVFVTLLGLFSLVMGYRRHGALRALAFLLPGLVALWAGVLVDALHHNAVPHAVVMTLGGLLVGVAHLVNLRLNHVHVHDASCAH
- a CDS encoding 30S ribosomal protein THX, coding for MGKGDRKTAKGKRYNASYGNARSHTASKVAVGAGAPVAKKTVAKAPAKKAVAKKAAAKA
- a CDS encoding ectonucleotide pyrophosphatase/phosphodiesterase — encoded protein: MTSVRLTCSLALLLPLVACTTTPPSSAPVARADVPPPKLLLISIDGLRADALDRGLTPNLQRIIDGGVRARWMTPSYPSLTFPNHYTIVTGLRPDHHGIVNNSMQDPQLGRFSLGDRDAVTHSAWWGGEPIWVGAEKVGVRTATTSWPGSEAEIDGTRPSQWQVYDSKEPLQQRARTVLEWLAQTDADAPRLTTLYMENVDKAGHSYGPDSSQYRDAIVQADQIIGQVLDGLDAGGLAATTNVIVVSDHGMAGVAEGQVLSVESMADPSIARNISQGQSVGFAPVAGREAQAERALLGRHAHYECWKKESLPARWHYGSHPRVPPIVCQMDEGWDALHAERIAKRDHQERGSHGYDNALPSMRAVFVARGPSFRQGLVIDGFDNVDVYPLLAELLQVPAAPNDGNAETLQKTLR